From Cygnus olor isolate bCygOlo1 chromosome 7, bCygOlo1.pri.v2, whole genome shotgun sequence, a single genomic window includes:
- the ARHGAP19 gene encoding rho GTPase-activating protein 19 isoform X3, whose protein sequence is MGEEDPKLPGANSTASGFFRSLMSLKRKEKGVVFGSPLTEEGIAQVSQLIEYLHKNLRAEGLFRVPGNSIRQQMLKDALNSGTDIDLDSGEFHSNDVATLLKMFLGELPEPLLTHKHFHAHLKIADLTLFDEKGNKTSTPDKERQIEALQLLFLILPAPNRSLLKLLLDLLYQTAKKQDKNKMSAHNLALMFAPHILWPRNVTANDLQENITKLNNGVTFMIKHSQKLFKAPAYIRECARLHYLGSRAHTSKDDLDLLTSPGSKELQPLRSQKRSRLDSCHQEETQQRTEAALRELFRHVHNMPDSAKKKKLIRQFNKHPSALTPGSEAATPPAPRRTRSRSFSGLIKRKVLGTPVIVERKSRDTTPEPKRASKENIHLLQKCGSPAHTSQAKLKSLEGRKEDSCRRMRAHLLSKDSSSL, encoded by the exons AGAAAGGGGTGGTGTTCGGCTCACCGCTGACAGAAGAAGGCATCGCGCAGGTCTCCCAGTTAATTGAGTATCTGCACAAAA ATCTACGAGCAGAAGGTTTGTTTCGGGTGCCAGGCAACAGCATCAGGCAACAGATGCTAAAGGATGCTCTGAACAGTGGTACAGATATCGACCTGGACTCTGGGGAATTTCATTCCAACGATGTGGCCACCCTGCTTAAGATGTTCCTGGGTGAATTACCAGAGCCCCTGCTGACACACAAGCACTTCCATGCCCACCTCAAAATTGCAG ACTTGACGCTGTTTGATGAGAAGGGAAATAAGACCAGCACTCCGGACAAAGAGCGCCAAATTGAAGCCCTCCAGCTGCTCTTCTTGATCCTTCCTGCACCCAACCGCAGCTTACTCAAACTGCTGCTGGATTTGCTCTACCAGACCGCCAAGAAGCAGGACAAGAACAAGATGTCTGCCCACAATCTTGCCCTCATGTTCGCGCCTCATATCCTGTGGCCCAGAAAT GTGACAGCAAATGACCTGCAAGAGAATATCACAAAGCTAAACAATGGAGTGACCTTCATGATCAAACACTCACAGAAACTCTTCAAG GCCCCAGCGTACATCCGGGAGTGTGCCAGGCTGCACTACCTGGGATCCAGAGCCCACACGTCGAAG GATGACCTGGATTTGCTCACATCTCCTGGCTccaaggagctgcagcccctcaggTCTCAGAAGCGAAGCCGACTGGACTCCTGCCATCAGGAGGAGACCCAGCAGCGCACGGAGGCGGCTCTGAGGGAGCTCTTTCGCCATGTCCACAATATGCCTGActctgcaaagaagaaaaagctcatTCGGCAG TTTAATAAGCATCCTTCAGCTCTCACTCCTGGCTCCGAAGCGGCCACACCCCCAGCACCACGACGTACCCGCTCGCGCTCCTTCAGCGGCCTCATTAAG CGGAAGGTTTTGGGAACCCCAGTTATTGTggagaggaagagcagggaCACCACACCGGAGCCCAAACGAGCCAGCAAAGAGAACATCCACCTG TTACAGAAATGTGGATCTCCAGCTCACACGTCccaagcaaaactgaaatctttgGAGGGCCGGAAAGAG GACTCCTGTAGGCGCATGCGAGCCCACCTGCTTTCCAAGGACTCCTCGTCCCTCTGA